TTGCCCAGTTCCAGCATGCGTCCACCCAGGCTCCATTGAAAGACCGGTCTCATGCGGGCACGATTCTAAATCACAGCCTCGGCCGAAGTGATTCCGGCGGTACTATCTGCGCTGCCTGGCTGGCGTCCGGGTTTGCTCTATCATTGCAAAGTAGCTGGCGGCAGTACATCGAGGGAAACGTTCATGCAACTGAAGTACTTCGGATTATTAGAGCTGTCGGGCGAAAACGGATTGGTGCGAATCTTCGTCATGACAATTCTCGTGACGGCCCTGGCGGCGATTTCAGCGTGCGATATCCAGCGCCGCAAGTCGGACGCCGAACTGGGCCTGAATGCGCAACAGTCTGCCGGCCGCAAAATCTACGATGACCGCTGCGATCGCTGTCACGAGCCTTACTCCACTCGCGGCAAGAAAGGCCCCGGCCTCCAGGGAACGTTTCAGCACAAGTATCTTTCCCTGAGCGGATTGCCGGCGAACGACGAGCGGGTGACCGATATCATCCGGCTTGGCCGCAATGAAATGCCAGGCTACGGTGAAACTTTGAGTTCGCAGGACATTCAGAACCTGCTTGCGTATCTGCACACGTTGTAGCCACCTTTCCGACGAAAGCACAAGCGTTTCGGAAATTTCATGGGATAATCCGGAGTTGGGCAATTAAGGATCGAGTAATCCGATGAAAAAGGCGGAGAAATCGGAGCTATTTCGTGAGCTTCCGTCCGTCGATGAGACTCTGCGACTACCCGGCATGGAGTCTCTCGCAGCCATCCACGGGGTTGCGCCCGTCACCAAGGCCGCGCGCGCGGTGCTCGCCCGTTTGCGGGAAGAAGTCGCCTCAGAATTACTGGACAAGGCCACCCTCCAACTTGCTTTGGATGGATTGCACAATGCTATCGAGGAACTCCTTCGTCGAGCGCTCGGCCCGTCGTTGCGGCCGGTGATCAACGCGACCGGCGTCATTTTGCACACCAACCTTGGCCGCGCTCCACTGGCCGAATCCGCGCTGGCACACATCCGCGCAACTGCTGGAAGCTTTTCCAATCTCGAGTTTGATCTTGAATCCGGATGCCGCGGCAAACGCGATATCCATGTAGACCGCCTGTTTGGAAGCCTGCTCGGCGAGACGGCAACTCCACTAGGCACTTCCGCCGGGCTTCGCCATGGCGAGAAAGACGAGACAACGGTCTCTACATCTTCGAATGTCTCGACCATCGTGGTAAACAACAACGCCGCCGCGGTTCTGCTGGCCCTCAACACGCTGGCGGAAGGCGGAGAGGTGGTTGTCTCTCGCGGGGAACTAGTCGAGATTGGCGGATCGTTCCGCATTCCCGACGTGATGGCGAAATCGGGTGCAAGCTTGCGCGAAGTGGGCACGACCAATCGCACTCGCACCGCCGATTATGAAAACGCCATTACCGAGCGCACACGGCTGCTGCTACGCGTGCATCGCTCGAATTTTGAGATCACAGGCTTTACCGAGCAGGCTTCTACCGCCGACCTGGTGACATTGGCGCGGCAGCATGAGCTGCCTCTGATGGAAGACCTGGGCAGCGGTGCGCTCGTCGACCTGGGGAATTTCGGCATCAGCGGCGAATCCAGCGTGCTCGACAGCCTGCGCGTCGGGGTGGACATTGTGACCTACAGCGGCGACAAATTGCTGGGCGGGCCGCAGGCGGGCCTGATTAGCGGCCGTGCCGATCTGGTGGCCCGCATGCGCGGTAATTCTCTGTTCCGCGCGCTGCGGGTCGATAAGCTCACGTACGCCGCGCTGGAGGCGACTTTGCTCGCTTACGTGAAGCGCGACCACGACGCGATCCCCACACTGAGAATGATGCGCCTGACGCGCGAGGCGATTGGGCGGCGCGCCGAGGCTCTGGCGGCGCAGATTGCGTCGTCAAAATTGATTGCGGAAGTTGTCGAGGGCGAATCGGTAATCGGGGGCGGGGCGGCGCCCTCTTCTGTCCTGCCGACTCGAGTGTTGGCGTTGGCTTGCGCCGGACTTAGCGCAGACGAACTAGCTGCCCGCCTGCGAGCGGCCGATCCGCCAATCATCGCCCGCGTCGAACAAGGGCGCGTGCTGCTGGATTTGCGCACGGTGTTTGCCCAGCAGGATGAAATGATCGAGGCGACTCTCGTATCGCTCGGCAAAGGATAATTTTCGACCATGATCGTAGGCACGGGCATCGACATCGCCGAGGTTCCACGCATCCGCCAGTCCATAGAGCGCTTCGGCGATCGTTTTTTGCACCGGATTTATACCGCAGGAGAAATTCGCTATTGCGATTCCAAGGCGAACCGCGTCGAACGTTATGCCGCGCGCTTTGCGGCCAAAGAAGCCGCGATGAAGGCTTTGGGCACGGGCTGGAATCATGGCGTGCGCTGGCGCGATTGCGAGGTCATACGCCTGTCCGGCGGGCGGCCGACGATGTCGTTTCATGGCAGGGCCGGAGAATTCGCTGCAAAATTGGGGGTGAAAAATGCCGCGCTCTCGATCTCGCACACCGCCGAACAAGCAATCGCACAGGTGATTCTGGAAAGTTAATACGCTTCGCAGCCGAAACCGAATGACAGCCAGGTTTGGCAAGCTAACTGACCCACTACTGAAGTCATACTCCTTCCCAAACGGCAGCGCCGCCATCTGCTAGACTGTCGCCTTCCAATTCATTTATGCCCGTTCTCACTCCGGTTGCTGCGCCAGCCTCAAGCTCGACTGAAATCTCGGAGACCACTCTGCTGGCGGGCTTGGCGCTCACCAGCTTCGCCGCCCTCCTGCTGGAATTGGCATTGACAAGGCTGTTCTCAGTAGTTCTCTTCTATCATTTCGCGTTTCTGGCGATTTCGATTGCCTTGCTGGGATTAGGCGCAGGGGGAGTGTTCGCCTATCTCCTAAAACCGCGGCTCGCGGCCATCGATACGCGCACCCTGGCCGCACGCTTGTGCATGACGAATGCGGTAGTGGTGCTGGTCGTGCTTGAAGTCGTGCTGCACGTCCCGGTTGCGCTACAGGTTTCCTGGGCGAACTTCGCGCGGCTAACCGCGCTCTATCTAACCGCAGCTGTCCCATTCTTTCTCACCGGACTTCTCTTCGCGGTAGTATTCGCGCGTGAGACTCGCCGCATCCCGCGTCTGTATGGCGCCGACTTATGCGGCGGAGCGCTGGCCTGCCTGGCCGTCGTCCCTTTGCTGAATTGGGTAGGCGGGCCGAACGTCATTCTGGTCGCGGGAGTTGCCCTGGCCTCCGCGGGGATGATCTGGGCCGGATCGGGCTCGCTGCGCCGCAATGCTGCCGTGCGCGCGATCATCTTGCTGGCGTTGATCGCCGCGAACCACTCCGGGCGACTCATCGACGTAGTTTACGCGAAGGGGATGTTCCGCGATCCGTCGTGGGTAGAGTTCGCGCGCTGGAACTCGCTTTCACGCGTGGAAGTCGACCGCCAGGGCCAGGCTAAGGCCATTGTGATTGATGCCGACGCTTCCACCTACATCATGAATGCCGAGATCGCGCGCTGGCACGAGACGGCATGGGAACACAATCTGATGGCGTCACCGCCGGCACTGGCCAATGTGCTGCGGCCGCATGGCGAGTTCGCGATTATCGGACCCGGCGGCGGAGTCGATGTGTTGCGTGCCGTGGCCAACGGGAGTCCAAGCGTGACTGGGATCGAAATCAATCCCATTATCGCTAACACCATCATGCGCGGGCGTTACGCCGATTATGCGCAACATCTCTACGACCGTCCCGACGTTCATATTCACGTAACCGACGGGCGTTCATTCTTGCGTTCCACCCAACAGCGGTTCGATGTGGTGCAAATGACCTTGGTGGATACGTGGGCCTCGACCGCGGCCGGGGCGTTCGCGCTCAGCGAAAATAATCTCTATACCGTCGAAGCGTTCAGCGAGTACTTCAATCACCTCAAGCCTGATGGCATGATTGCCATCACGCGCTGGGAATTCCGCCATCCGCGCGAGGCCTTGCGCGTGGTCGCGGTCGCGATGGAAGCGCTGCATCGGCTGGGAATCGCGAACCCGGCCCGCAACTTCATCGTCGCGTCGCAGGGATCGCTCGACGAAGACGGCATCCCGGTTGTTGTGCTGGCGAAAAAGACTCCGTTCACGCCGGAAGAAGAGACGGCGGTGACCGCGCATTTCGATCGTTACTCTGAAGTCGAGCCACTGTATCTGCCGTCGCAGCCGGGGCGGAATCCGTTTTCGAATCTGATTGCGAGCAACGATCCCTACGCATTTGCCAGCAGCTACGCTTACAACGTCACGCCTGTGACCGACAACGCGCCCTTTTTTTTCTTCACGCTCAAACCGGCACAGATCCTCGGCGAAAAAGGATTGCGCGAAGGCATCGACTGGAAAGTGAACCTCGGAGTGTTGGTGCTCCTGCTGGTGCTGGTGATTTCTCTGGTCGCGGTGCTGGCGTTTTTGATTCTGCCCCTGGCATTGAGGACGCGGATGAGGATGCGGAAAGAGCGCCAGTCACCGATTTTTCTTCTCTATTTTGTTGCAGTGGGGTTGGGCTACATTCTGGTCGAAATCGCGTTCATCCAGCGGTTCGTACTGTTTCTCGGCCATCCGACCTACGCGCTTACGGTGGTAATTTTTCTGCTGATGCTCTCCAGCGGAGCCGGGAGCCTGGTTTCGCGACGCTGGCTGCCGCGCACGAACTTGTGCTGGGTACCGTTGGCGCTTGCGATCGCGGCGCTCCTCGTCGATATATTGTTTCTGCCTGGACGGTTGGCGGCGCTGGTCGGCATGGACTTCGGATATCGCCTGCTGATTAGCGGCGTTCTTCTCGTCCCCCTTGGATTCATCATGGGGATGCCGTTTCCCACCGGCTTGCGCGCGCTTGCCGCTTTGCCCTCTGCGGAGTTTCCGGTGGGAAACGCAGTCTCCGGTAATTCAGTCGAATGGGCCTGGGCAATGAATGCGGCCGCCAGCGTTCTAGGATCGGTGCTGGCAATGGTCATCGCCATTCAGTTCGGATTGACCGCTACTCTGGCATGCGGAGCCGGCGCCTATTTGCTTGCGCTGCTTCTGACGCCTGCTCTGAGCACGAAAGCAGCGTAGGATTCGCCGCGGTTTTTGTTATCATGCTGCGAGGAGCCGGGCGTCGTCCTGAGCTGTTCTCGCGACCGGCGCATTCCCCTCAGACTGTTACCATGAGGAAACTATTTGCCTAGCCAGAAGCAGCTCAAGTGGTCGCAACTGCGCGTTGGGATCACGGTGATCGTTGCCAGTTTGACGCTGGGATTTCTGTTGTTCCTCATGTCCGGGACAGCTGGGTTTTTCACTCCGCGCATCACTTTGAAATCTTATTTCGATAATGCACAGGGACTGCGCCAGGGGGCTCCGGTGCGTCTGAGCGGCGTGGATGTGGGCAACGTCACCGCCATTCGCATCGTTCCCGACAAAGATAAGCAGCTCACTCCCGTCGAAGTCACGATGAAAGTGAGCACGAAATACAGCTACGCCTTGCGCCGCGATTCGATGACGTCGCTCGATACCGCCGGTGTGCTTGGGGAAACCTACCTTGATATCGAGAGCGCCCAGTCCGTTGGACCTCCGGCCCAAGACGGAGACACGCTGCCCACGCAAGTGCATCCCGACTTTAACGAAGTGGTGCGCGCCAGCCAGAGCACGCTGGAAAATATGGACGCACTGTTGAAGCGGGCCGATCGCATCCTCGCCTTCGCAGAGAGCGGCAAGGGATCGCTCGGAAAACTCATCTATGATCCGACTCTGTACAACCGCTTCTCCGCCACGGTCGCGGAATTTCAGGGGATCGTGCAACAGATAGGCAGCGGCGAGGGAAGCCTGGGCAGGCTCATCAGCCGCAACGATGCCTACGACAAATTCATTGCTACGCTCGACAAGATGAATGGCGTGATCGACGACCTGCAACAGGGGAAAGGAACGGCCGGAAAGTTCCTGAAAGATCCGTCGCTCTACAACAACGCCAACGACACGATCGCCAACGTGAAGAAGTTGACGGAAGACATTAATGCGGGCAAAGGCACGCTGGGCAAGCTGAGCAAGGATGAAGAACTGGCCAAAAAGCTTGATAACACCATCAGCAAGCTTTCGGACTTAACCACCGAACTGGAAGCCGGGCAGGGCACTGCCGGCAAACTTTTTAAAGACGAGACCCTCTACAACAACGCCAGCGAGATGCTGGTTGAGACACGCGCGCTGGTAAAAGGGATCCGGGAAAACCCCAAGAAGTATTTGAGCATTAAGCTGCACATCTTTTGAATTATGGGTAAACGACAAATAGCAAAGTCGAAAGCACGGCTCGAAGCGGAACGGCAATTGCGACTAGTTGCCCGAGGTGTGCTCGTGCCGCCGAAAAAGAAACGCCGCTCCACTCGTCCCTGGCCGCAACCTCCAGGAAAAATTTCCGATGAGGTTATGGCGCAAGTGTTGTGGGAAGAGCGCGAAGGGCGGTAATGCAGGGTCGGTTTCGCTCGACAGGCCAGCCGAGGCGGCTGCCCCACGGGAATGACTCTGGCCTTAGTGTTCGCCGATTCCGAAGACCGATCCCAGCATCAAGATGATCAGCACACCGAGAGAGATCCATCCATATTTTCTATCTTTTTCTCGGAAGAATAAAAAGCAAGCGACGATCACTCGCACGACCGGCGTGGCCAGCATTAGAAGAACTCCGGAGCGTTCAATGCCCAGAGGAATGCGGCCGTGGACGAATAGCCCAACAATCAATCCCGCCAGCATGACGAAGAAACAACCGAACGCACCCACCCGCAGCACGAGCGCTACAACGCGGTCGAACTCGGGCTCGCGCACCTGACTCATGACAACCCCCGCAGGTCGCTCATGACAGCGCTCATAACCATCCCCGTAGCAAATGGAAAATCAAATGCCCGGCCAGATAGAACATGACTGCGACCAACAGATAGACGACGACCTTGGTGTGAACGCGCGGGGCGAGGCGCGCGCCGGCAAGCGATCCCACGAACACGCCCACCGCGAGCGGCGCGGCGATTTCCGGCAGAATGTCGCCCCGGCGGTAATAGACGATGGCGCTCGCCGCCGCGGTTACCCCAATCATGAAGTTTGAGGTTGCCGTGGCCACCATCAGAGGCACATTCATGAAGATATACATGACTGGCACTTTGATGGGCCCGCCGCCGATTCCAAGCAGTCCCGATAACGCACCCGCTACAAGAGAAGCCGCCAATCCCAGGGGATAGCGTTCAGGTTCGTATGGCGGGATGACGGTTTCGCCTACGTCAGGCGCGGATTCTTCCTCCAGCGGTTTCACCTTTCCGCCTTTACTCAGAATCGTGATGGCGCTGTACAGCAGAAAGGCGGCGAACAATCCTTCCAGCGCGTTGCGATTGAAGTATCCCACCAGATATGCCATGACCGCCGCGCCCAATGCCGTGGCCAATTCGAGCGTCATACCCAGACGAATGTCGGTAGTGTGGCGCTGTAGGTGAACCGAGGAGCTGGCGGCCGAAGTGGTAATCACCGCGACCAGGCTGGTTCCAACCGCTTCGCGAATCGGGATGCCGAAATAGAGCGCGAGAATCGGCGTGAGCAGAATGCCGCCGCCGATGCCGGTCAGCGCGCCCAGAAAACCCGCGAAGAGTCCAAGGATAACCAGCAGAGCCGTTACCACGGGAGCTGCGGCCTCCTTATGCCGATTTGTTCGATGGAGATACTAGCCGCGGGGACGGTCGTGTTTGATCGAAAGCTCTTGGCGGGGCAGCCGGTTGGCCGCAAGCTAAGACACCGCCCGTGGAGCTGCTGCCGCATCCGCGTGCTCGTGCGCGTGATAGCTCGACCGCACCAGCGGTCCCGACTCAACGTGGCGGAAGCCGAAGCGCAAGGCTTGGTTCCGCAAGTAGGTGAATTCTTCGGGCTCGTAGAAGCGGGCGATCGGCAGGTGATCTTTCGACGGCCGCAAGTACTGGCCAACCGTAAGAATGTCGACGCCGCGCGTGCCCAGATCGCGGAAGACTTCAACTAATTCTTCCGACGATTCGCCCAGACCAACCATCACGCCGCTCTTGGTGACCATGCCGGGCGAGAATTTCTTGGCGTTCTCCAGCAGTGTGAGAGTGCGTTCGTAGCGCGCTCCGGAGCGAACTGCGCGATACAGGCGCGGAACCGTCTCGGTATTGTGATTGAGCACGTCGGGCTTCGCGCCGAGCACGATGCGCAACGACTCTTCCAACCCCTGAAAATCCGGGATGAGCACTTCCACGCGGCAATCAGGCGTGAGTTCGCGAATCTCGCGGATGGTCTCGGCGAAAATCCGGGCGCTGCCGATGTTGTCGTCATCGCGGTTCACGCTGGTCACCACCGCATGCTTCAAGCCTAACGTGGCCACAGCCTCGGCCACACGGCGGGGCTCATCCAGATCGATGGGCTCGGGACGGCCCTTGGGCACGGCGCAGAAACCGCAGCGCCGCGTGCAAATGTCGCCCAGCAGCATGAACGTGGCGGTCTTGTGGTTCCAGCATTCGCCGATATTCGGGCACTGCGCCGACTCGCAGACGGTATGCAGCCCTAAGCCGCGCGCGAGTTTCTTCAGATTGTGGAAGTTGTCGCCCACGGGAGCTTTCGCGCGCAGCCATTGCGGCT
The Candidatus Sulfotelmatobacter sp. DNA segment above includes these coding regions:
- the selA gene encoding L-seryl-tRNA(Sec) selenium transferase — protein: MKKAEKSELFRELPSVDETLRLPGMESLAAIHGVAPVTKAARAVLARLREEVASELLDKATLQLALDGLHNAIEELLRRALGPSLRPVINATGVILHTNLGRAPLAESALAHIRATAGSFSNLEFDLESGCRGKRDIHVDRLFGSLLGETATPLGTSAGLRHGEKDETTVSTSSNVSTIVVNNNAAAVLLALNTLAEGGEVVVSRGELVEIGGSFRIPDVMAKSGASLREVGTTNRTRTADYENAITERTRLLLRVHRSNFEITGFTEQASTADLVTLARQHELPLMEDLGSGALVDLGNFGISGESSVLDSLRVGVDIVTYSGDKLLGGPQAGLISGRADLVARMRGNSLFRALRVDKLTYAALEATLLAYVKRDHDAIPTLRMMRLTREAIGRRAEALAAQIASSKLIAEVVEGESVIGGGAAPSSVLPTRVLALACAGLSADELAARLRAADPPIIARVEQGRVLLDLRTVFAQQDEMIEATLVSLGKG
- the lipA gene encoding lipoyl synthase → MAAPSQLIQIEVGPPVRAPKPQWLRAKAPVGDNFHNLKKLARGLGLHTVCESAQCPNIGECWNHKTATFMLLGDICTRRCGFCAVPKGRPEPIDLDEPRRVAEAVATLGLKHAVVTSVNRDDDNIGSARIFAETIREIRELTPDCRVEVLIPDFQGLEESLRIVLGAKPDVLNHNTETVPRLYRAVRSGARYERTLTLLENAKKFSPGMVTKSGVMVGLGESSEELVEVFRDLGTRGVDILTVGQYLRPSKDHLPIARFYEPEEFTYLRNQALRFGFRHVESGPLVRSSYHAHEHADAAAAPRAVS
- a CDS encoding sulfite exporter TauE/SafE family protein — protein: MVTALLVILGLFAGFLGALTGIGGGILLTPILALYFGIPIREAVGTSLVAVITTSAASSSVHLQRHTTDIRLGMTLELATALGAAVMAYLVGYFNRNALEGLFAAFLLYSAITILSKGGKVKPLEEESAPDVGETVIPPYEPERYPLGLAASLVAGALSGLLGIGGGPIKVPVMYIFMNVPLMVATATSNFMIGVTAAASAIVYYRRGDILPEIAAPLAVGVFVGSLAGARLAPRVHTKVVVYLLVAVMFYLAGHLIFHLLRGWL
- a CDS encoding holo-[acyl-carrier-protein] synthase, encoding MIVGTGIDIAEVPRIRQSIERFGDRFLHRIYTAGEIRYCDSKANRVERYAARFAAKEAAMKALGTGWNHGVRWRDCEVIRLSGGRPTMSFHGRAGEFAAKLGVKNAALSISHTAEQAIAQVILES
- a CDS encoding MlaD family protein: MPSQKQLKWSQLRVGITVIVASLTLGFLLFLMSGTAGFFTPRITLKSYFDNAQGLRQGAPVRLSGVDVGNVTAIRIVPDKDKQLTPVEVTMKVSTKYSYALRRDSMTSLDTAGVLGETYLDIESAQSVGPPAQDGDTLPTQVHPDFNEVVRASQSTLENMDALLKRADRILAFAESGKGSLGKLIYDPTLYNRFSATVAEFQGIVQQIGSGEGSLGRLISRNDAYDKFIATLDKMNGVIDDLQQGKGTAGKFLKDPSLYNNANDTIANVKKLTEDINAGKGTLGKLSKDEELAKKLDNTISKLSDLTTELEAGQGTAGKLFKDETLYNNASEMLVETRALVKGIRENPKKYLSIKLHIF
- a CDS encoding DUF1634 domain-containing protein, yielding MSQVREPEFDRVVALVLRVGAFGCFFVMLAGLIVGLFVHGRIPLGIERSGVLLMLATPVVRVIVACFLFFREKDRKYGWISLGVLIILMLGSVFGIGEH
- a CDS encoding cytochrome c, with protein sequence MQLKYFGLLELSGENGLVRIFVMTILVTALAAISACDIQRRKSDAELGLNAQQSAGRKIYDDRCDRCHEPYSTRGKKGPGLQGTFQHKYLSLSGLPANDERVTDIIRLGRNEMPGYGETLSSQDIQNLLAYLHTL